A portion of the Rubritalea squalenifaciens DSM 18772 genome contains these proteins:
- a CDS encoding BlaI/MecI/CopY family transcriptional regulator: protein MNRLEKGQLSRRERQIMDIIYRLGQASAKEVQENLPDPPSYSAVRALLATLETKGMVKHGKESRRYIYKPAITEKKARKSAIQNLLSTFFEGKPQNLVAALLEDEDQELSQKEIEDIRRLVEDKS from the coding sequence ATGAACAGACTGGAAAAAGGCCAGCTCTCGCGTCGCGAGCGGCAGATTATGGACATCATCTATCGCCTCGGCCAAGCGTCAGCAAAGGAAGTGCAGGAAAATCTTCCTGACCCTCCATCCTATTCCGCTGTGAGAGCACTCCTCGCCACCTTGGAAACCAAAGGCATGGTGAAACACGGCAAGGAATCCCGCCGCTACATCTACAAACCGGCGATCACGGAGAAAAAAGCCCGGAAGTCCGCCATCCAGAACCTGCTCTCTACATTCTTCGAGGGTAAGCCCCAGAATCTCGTAGCAGCGTTACTGGAAGACGAAGACCAGGAGCTGTCTCAGAAAGAAATTGAAGACATCCGCCGTCTAGTAGAAGATAAGTCCTAG
- a CDS encoding L-serine ammonia-lyase — protein sequence MHISILDLFSIGIGPSSSHTVGPMKAACEFVNSLKGQGLTDKVANVRCDLYGSLAATGKGHGTGTALIFGFMGEMPDSIAVETMESRLAELEQTQQITIPGGKTITFNPKEDLDFHRLQPLPLHPNGMHFSARDAEGNVVSEEIIYSMGGGFISTEEELKNPPKKGNTIPGPHPFDNADDLLEISQSLGCSISEIMLANENALRPEKETRAALDKIWATMQECVRNGINNEGQLPGGLKVKRRAKAVHTQLTTRAESTLSDPLSVLDWVGLYALAVNEENAGGGRVVTAPTNGAAGIIPAVLHYATRFKQSPHKDGVHRFLLTAGAIAILYKKNASISGADVGCQGEVGVACSMAAGALVEYLGGTAEQVENAAEIGMEHNLGLTCDPIGGLVQIPCIERNAMASVKAINAARMAMNGDGTHFVSLDKVIRTMRDTGRDMQEKYKETARGGLAVNVVEC from the coding sequence ATGCACATCTCCATTCTAGACCTTTTCAGTATCGGTATCGGCCCTTCATCTTCCCACACCGTGGGACCGATGAAAGCAGCCTGTGAATTCGTCAACTCACTCAAGGGCCAAGGTCTGACTGACAAGGTAGCCAATGTCCGCTGCGACCTCTATGGTTCCCTGGCCGCTACCGGTAAAGGCCACGGCACCGGAACAGCCCTCATCTTTGGATTCATGGGCGAAATGCCTGACTCCATTGCCGTAGAAACCATGGAATCACGCCTTGCCGAGCTCGAGCAAACACAGCAGATCACCATTCCAGGCGGCAAAACCATTACCTTTAACCCCAAGGAAGACCTTGATTTCCACCGCCTTCAGCCACTCCCGCTTCACCCGAACGGCATGCATTTCTCCGCCCGCGACGCTGAGGGCAATGTAGTCAGCGAGGAAATCATCTATTCCATGGGCGGCGGCTTCATCTCTACTGAGGAAGAGCTCAAGAACCCTCCCAAGAAAGGCAACACCATTCCAGGACCTCACCCCTTTGATAACGCGGATGACCTCTTGGAAATCTCCCAGTCCCTCGGCTGCTCGATCTCTGAGATCATGCTAGCCAATGAGAACGCGCTACGCCCCGAAAAGGAAACACGTGCCGCTCTCGATAAAATCTGGGCAACGATGCAAGAATGCGTCCGCAATGGCATCAACAATGAAGGCCAGCTCCCCGGCGGACTCAAAGTAAAACGCCGCGCCAAGGCCGTACATACTCAGCTTACCACCCGCGCTGAATCCACCCTATCGGATCCTCTTTCCGTTCTCGATTGGGTCGGCCTCTACGCACTGGCGGTTAACGAGGAAAACGCAGGTGGCGGCCGTGTTGTTACGGCGCCAACCAATGGTGCAGCTGGCATTATCCCGGCAGTGCTCCATTACGCCACCCGTTTCAAGCAATCTCCACACAAGGACGGTGTCCACCGCTTCCTACTCACCGCGGGAGCCATCGCCATTCTCTATAAGAAGAACGCTTCCATCTCCGGAGCTGATGTCGGCTGCCAGGGAGAAGTCGGCGTGGCTTGCTCCATGGCGGCCGGTGCTCTCGTGGAATACCTGGGCGGCACCGCTGAACAAGTCGAGAATGCGGCCGAAATCGGCATGGAGCACAACCTTGGACTTACCTGTGACCCGATCGGCGGCCTGGTTCAAATCCCATGCATTGAGCGCAATGCGATGGCATCCGTAAAAGCAATCAACGCGGCCCGCATGGCGATGAACGGCGACGGTACACACTTTGTCTCGCTAGATAAGGTCATCCGCACCATGAGAGACACAGGACGAGACATGCAGGAAAAGTATAAGGAAACGGCACGTGGCGGCCTCGCGGTCAATGTGGTCGAATGCTGA
- a CDS encoding VOC family protein, with translation MIKFLHTRIRVSNPEQSIDFYTKLGFELGDQKTSPQGNQLAFLHLPGSEHFLELTYSPEYKVEFPEDLMHTCVGVDDVIAYCDKLENDGIEIWPGDWRTKFADPANRQMAFVTDPDGYEVEILPNK, from the coding sequence ATGATCAAATTTCTTCACACCCGCATCCGCGTTTCCAATCCGGAGCAATCCATCGACTTCTACACCAAACTCGGCTTTGAGCTCGGTGACCAGAAGACATCCCCTCAGGGCAACCAGCTCGCCTTCCTGCACCTCCCAGGATCCGAGCACTTTTTGGAACTCACCTACTCACCGGAATATAAGGTAGAGTTCCCAGAGGACCTCATGCACACCTGCGTGGGCGTCGATGACGTGATCGCCTACTGTGACAAGCTGGAGAATGATGGCATCGAAATCTGGCCTGGCGACTGGCGCACGAAATTCGCCGACCCAGCCAACCGTCAAATGGCCTTCGTGACGGACCCCGATGGATACGAGGTCGAAATCCTTCCAAACAAGTAG
- a CDS encoding thymidylate synthase, giving the protein MQQYLDLLRDVLENGEERHDRTGTGTLSVFGRQARYDLRKGFPCLTTKKLHLRSIIHELLWFLKGDTNISYLKENGVRIWDEWADENGDLGPVYGQQWRAWAKEDGSTIDQVARLIDDLKNKPHSRRHLVSAWNVGKVDEMALPPCHLLFQFYVHEPSAPGEKPGLSCQLYQRSADLFLGVPFNIASYALFTMMIAQVLDYTPRDFIHTFGDLHLYKNHLDQARLQLTREPRELPTMWVNPEIKDIDAFTFEDFRLENYDPHPHIKAEVSV; this is encoded by the coding sequence ATGCAGCAATACCTCGACCTTCTCAGAGACGTTCTGGAAAATGGCGAAGAACGCCATGACCGTACCGGCACCGGCACCCTCTCCGTCTTTGGTCGACAGGCCCGCTACGATCTCCGCAAAGGATTTCCCTGCCTGACCACCAAAAAGCTGCACCTGCGCTCCATCATCCATGAGCTGCTCTGGTTCCTCAAAGGGGACACCAACATTTCCTACTTGAAGGAAAACGGCGTACGCATCTGGGATGAATGGGCAGACGAAAATGGTGACTTGGGCCCCGTCTACGGCCAGCAGTGGCGCGCCTGGGCCAAGGAAGACGGCTCCACCATCGATCAGGTCGCCCGCCTCATAGACGACCTGAAAAACAAGCCACACTCACGCCGCCACCTCGTTTCCGCCTGGAACGTGGGCAAGGTCGATGAAATGGCCCTGCCTCCCTGCCACCTGCTATTCCAGTTCTACGTTCACGAGCCCTCAGCTCCCGGAGAAAAGCCCGGCCTTTCCTGCCAGCTCTATCAGCGCTCTGCGGATCTTTTCCTTGGCGTCCCTTTCAATATCGCCTCCTACGCTCTCTTTACCATGATGATCGCCCAGGTGCTGGACTACACCCCGCGTGATTTCATCCATACCTTTGGAGACCTTCACCTCTACAAGAATCATCTGGACCAAGCCCGACTCCAGCTCACCCGCGAGCCACGCGAGCTTCCCACTATGTGGGTCAACCCGGAGATCAAGGACATCGATGCTTTCACCTTCGAGGACTTCCGCCTCGAGAACTACGATCCCCATCCGCACATCAAGGCTGAAGTATCCGTCTAG
- a CDS encoding peptide chain release factor family protein, with the protein MPNPDKWTALEERMAKLGISVDDLTEKFIRGSGHGGQKINKTSSCVYLKHEPSGIEIKCQAERSRELNRFIARKELCDRIEEIQLGKKSARQQEREKIRRQKRRRSRRAKNRMLDDKSKHAQKKNLRKPPGRYD; encoded by the coding sequence ATGCCCAACCCGGATAAATGGACAGCGCTAGAAGAGCGCATGGCGAAACTCGGCATCTCAGTAGATGATCTGACTGAGAAATTCATCCGTGGTTCCGGCCATGGCGGGCAAAAAATCAACAAGACCTCATCCTGCGTCTATCTCAAGCACGAGCCATCTGGTATCGAGATCAAATGCCAGGCTGAGCGATCGCGAGAACTCAACCGCTTCATTGCCAGAAAAGAACTTTGTGACCGGATTGAGGAAATCCAACTCGGCAAGAAATCAGCACGCCAGCAGGAACGGGAAAAAATCCGCCGCCAGAAGCGCCGCCGCTCACGCCGCGCCAAGAACCGGATGCTCGATGACAAATCAAAACACGCCCAGAAAAAGAATCTCCGCAAACCACCCGGGCGTTACGACTGA
- the dapA gene encoding 4-hydroxy-tetrahydrodipicolinate synthase: MFAGTHTAIITPFRDGQVDEEAFRQLIEKQIEAGVEGIVPVGTTGESPTLDPEEHLEVIRIAVDAVKGRIKVIAGTGANSTSEAIELTEAAEKLGVDGSLQVTPYYNKPSQEGLYRHFKAVAESTTLPIMLYSVPGRSVVEIAPETAGRLAADCDNIVAIKEAGGKVERVDELKAALPEGFEILSGDDPITLEMMKRGACGAVSVASNIIPGPVSEMIRAMNAGDVAKAEELQEKYSCLLNDLMAIDTNPVPVKAAAALMGYCTEEIRLPMVALEGDKLEQVRVLLSDYNLI; encoded by the coding sequence ATGTTTGCTGGCACACATACTGCAATTATCACTCCTTTTCGCGATGGCCAAGTCGACGAGGAGGCATTTCGTCAACTGATAGAAAAGCAGATCGAAGCTGGAGTCGAGGGTATCGTGCCCGTCGGCACCACAGGTGAGTCTCCGACTCTCGATCCAGAGGAGCACCTGGAGGTGATCCGCATCGCTGTCGATGCAGTCAAAGGCCGCATCAAGGTGATTGCTGGTACCGGAGCGAACTCTACGTCTGAAGCCATTGAGCTGACCGAAGCCGCTGAGAAGCTTGGCGTGGACGGCTCTCTGCAAGTGACTCCTTATTACAACAAGCCTTCACAGGAAGGACTCTACCGTCACTTCAAAGCGGTGGCTGAAAGCACCACTCTCCCGATCATGCTCTACAGCGTGCCTGGTCGTTCCGTGGTTGAAATCGCTCCAGAGACAGCTGGTAGACTGGCTGCTGACTGCGATAATATCGTGGCGATCAAAGAGGCTGGCGGTAAAGTCGAGCGTGTGGATGAGCTCAAGGCCGCACTGCCAGAAGGTTTTGAAATTCTCTCCGGTGATGATCCGATCACTCTGGAAATGATGAAGCGTGGTGCCTGCGGTGCCGTCTCTGTAGCTTCCAATATTATTCCTGGACCTGTTTCAGAAATGATTCGCGCCATGAATGCGGGCGATGTAGCCAAGGCGGAAGAACTTCAGGAGAAGTATTCCTGCCTGCTCAACGATCTGATGGCCATTGACACCAATCCAGTTCCTGTTAAGGCCGCTGCGGCTCTGATGGGCTACTGCACTGAGGAAATCAGGCTTCCTATGGTCGCTCTGGAAGGCGATAAGCTTGAGCAAGTTCGCGTTCTTCTCAGCGATTACAATCTGATCTAG
- the dapB gene encoding 4-hydroxy-tetrahydrodipicolinate reductase yields MTKLLILGRSGRMGQALIEAATADSGSEVAKTHDHGENLINAFDGVDAAIDFTVHNFTESVLDAALETNTPLVIGTTGHTDEEKAKIIEASKKLPIVFAANYSIGVNTLFYLTQKAAQILGNDRFDIEVTEMHHKHKIDSPSGTARRLLEILNEETNTSYEDDVAHGRVGNIGPRPPKEIGMHTLRGGDVVGDHTVMFAADGERVELTHKASSRLTFASGAVRASIWLQGRAPGLYDMQDVLGLK; encoded by the coding sequence ATGACCAAACTACTGATTTTAGGGCGCTCTGGAAGAATGGGGCAGGCTCTCATAGAAGCAGCTACTGCTGACAGTGGCAGTGAAGTCGCCAAGACTCATGACCATGGTGAGAACCTGATCAATGCTTTCGATGGTGTTGATGCTGCCATTGATTTTACGGTCCATAATTTTACCGAGAGCGTGCTTGATGCAGCTCTTGAGACCAATACTCCACTGGTGATCGGTACCACGGGTCATACGGATGAAGAGAAGGCGAAAATCATTGAGGCTTCCAAGAAGCTACCGATCGTGTTTGCCGCCAACTATTCTATCGGTGTGAACACTCTGTTTTACCTTACTCAGAAAGCAGCTCAGATCCTCGGGAATGACCGTTTTGATATTGAGGTGACTGAAATGCATCACAAGCACAAGATCGACTCTCCTTCCGGTACTGCCCGCAGGCTGCTGGAAATCCTCAATGAGGAAACCAATACCTCCTATGAGGATGATGTGGCACATGGCCGTGTGGGGAACATTGGTCCTCGTCCACCGAAGGAGATCGGTATGCACACTCTGCGTGGTGGTGACGTCGTGGGAGATCACACCGTCATGTTTGCCGCTGATGGGGAGCGTGTAGAGCTCACTCACAAGGCGTCCAGCCGACTGACTTTTGCATCCGGCGCTGTTCGGGCATCCATTTGGTTGCAGGGACGTGCCCCTGGTCTGTATGACATGCAGGATGTGTTAGGTCTGAAGTAA
- the folK gene encoding 2-amino-4-hydroxy-6-hydroxymethyldihydropteridine diphosphokinase encodes MATRVGIALGSNLGNRLTHLRTARDLVRKLVDPESLYLQSPIYQSEPVLCPNDSPDFFNAVIEIDYIGTPHQLLSQTQGIEFHMGREPSPVENAPRVIDIDILYFGDERLDGDILTVPHPRLIERLFVIQPLNDIRPNLVLPGDDATISEHMRYLDSDERPLTLVQSVW; translated from the coding sequence ATGGCTACCCGTGTCGGAATCGCATTGGGCTCAAACTTGGGCAATCGTCTTACGCATCTGCGTACGGCGCGGGACTTAGTGCGCAAGCTGGTGGACCCTGAGTCCTTGTATCTTCAATCGCCGATCTATCAGAGCGAGCCAGTCCTCTGTCCCAATGATTCTCCTGACTTTTTCAATGCGGTTATCGAGATTGACTACATTGGGACTCCGCACCAACTCCTGAGCCAGACCCAGGGGATTGAATTCCACATGGGACGTGAGCCCTCTCCGGTAGAGAATGCGCCGCGCGTGATCGACATCGATATTCTCTACTTCGGAGACGAGAGGCTTGATGGTGACATTTTGACGGTGCCTCATCCTCGATTGATTGAGCGCTTGTTTGTCATTCAGCCCTTGAATGACATTAGGCCAAACCTGGTTCTGCCGGGCGATGATGCGACGATCTCCGAGCACATGCGCTATTTGGATTCCGATGAGCGTCCGCTTACACTCGTACAATCGGTTTGGTAG
- the panB gene encoding 3-methyl-2-oxobutanoate hydroxymethyltransferase, which produces MKEHQSKAARIKSMKGKQSVVSLTGYDYATGRLLDEAGVDLILVGDSLGMVVLGFPDTTHVTMDHMLHHVAAVARGAKMALIVGDLPIHSYDTPEQAVENAKRLHEAGADAVKLEGGVRQQAKVKAIVDAGIPVLGHMGMLPQRVLEEGGYKKKGKSESEAEAILEGCLALQEAGVFGIVLESVVGSAAMMLTEKLSVPTIGIGCGNANCDGEVAVITDIVGAYPWFVPPFATVRANVAADTKAAAIAYADAVRSGEGAARHV; this is translated from the coding sequence ATGAAAGAGCATCAAAGTAAAGCGGCGCGGATCAAGTCCATGAAGGGCAAGCAGTCGGTTGTTTCTCTGACGGGCTATGACTATGCCACAGGTAGGTTGCTTGATGAGGCGGGGGTGGATTTGATTTTGGTGGGGGACTCTCTGGGTATGGTGGTACTGGGGTTCCCAGATACCACGCATGTGACCATGGATCACATGCTGCACCATGTGGCAGCCGTGGCCAGAGGGGCGAAAATGGCTCTGATTGTGGGAGATCTGCCGATTCATTCCTACGATACTCCTGAGCAGGCCGTGGAAAATGCCAAGCGTCTGCATGAAGCGGGTGCTGATGCTGTGAAGCTGGAGGGCGGTGTGCGCCAGCAAGCGAAGGTGAAAGCGATTGTGGATGCCGGGATACCAGTGCTCGGGCACATGGGTATGCTGCCTCAGCGTGTTCTCGAAGAGGGAGGCTACAAGAAGAAAGGCAAGAGCGAGAGCGAGGCTGAAGCGATTCTCGAGGGTTGTCTGGCGCTTCAAGAGGCCGGTGTATTCGGCATTGTTTTGGAAAGTGTTGTGGGGAGTGCTGCGATGATGCTTACCGAGAAGCTTTCCGTGCCCACCATTGGCATCGGTTGTGGAAACGCAAATTGTGATGGTGAGGTGGCGGTGATCACCGATATTGTGGGAGCCTATCCTTGGTTTGTGCCTCCTTTCGCGACCGTGCGTGCCAATGTGGCCGCCGATACCAAGGCGGCAGCGATTGCCTACGCGGATGCGGTTCGCTCAGGTGAGGGCGCTGCGAGGCATGTGTGA
- a CDS encoding pyridoxal-phosphate-dependent aminotransferase family protein has translation MPKPKLFIPGPVDIAPETYAAMAEPMIGHRGKDFEELYADIQPDLKKIAGTSRNLYLSTSSAWGVMEAAIRNLVQKKVLNLCCGAFSDKWYGVAKSCGKDAEKIQVEWGEAIDPEAVRAKLAEGGFDTVTLVHNETSTGVMNPLKEIAEVVKSFDDVLLVVDTVSSFSAVPTPMDELGIDVLLAGVQKALALPPGLAVFGVSEAALERARTTEGRGYYFDFLEFEKADAANNTPSTPSIALLYALREKVHSIVEEGLENRYARHEKLNAMLREWGAKHGFENFAPEGHESKTLVCFKNNKDIDVSAFVKAVREKHNLLINGGYGKVKGLTFRLSNMGNETEESIQELINALDDVIPDFL, from the coding sequence ATGCCGAAGCCAAAACTTTTCATTCCGGGGCCGGTAGACATCGCGCCGGAAACCTATGCCGCCATGGCAGAGCCGATGATCGGCCACCGTGGTAAAGATTTCGAAGAGCTCTATGCTGACATTCAGCCAGACCTCAAGAAGATCGCTGGAACCTCCCGTAACCTTTACCTGTCTACTTCCTCCGCCTGGGGTGTGATGGAAGCAGCTATCCGCAACCTTGTTCAGAAGAAGGTCCTTAACCTTTGCTGCGGAGCTTTCTCCGACAAATGGTACGGCGTGGCGAAAAGCTGTGGCAAGGATGCTGAGAAGATCCAGGTCGAGTGGGGTGAAGCCATCGACCCTGAAGCTGTCCGTGCCAAGCTGGCCGAAGGCGGTTTTGATACCGTGACTTTGGTGCACAACGAAACATCCACTGGCGTGATGAATCCGCTTAAGGAGATCGCGGAAGTGGTGAAAAGCTTTGATGACGTATTGCTCGTCGTCGACACGGTTTCCTCATTCTCTGCCGTTCCTACTCCAATGGACGAGCTTGGTATCGATGTGCTTCTTGCCGGTGTGCAGAAGGCGCTCGCATTGCCTCCGGGTCTCGCTGTCTTTGGTGTTTCCGAGGCTGCCCTGGAGCGTGCTCGTACTACAGAAGGGCGTGGCTACTACTTCGACTTCCTCGAATTTGAAAAGGCGGACGCAGCCAACAACACTCCGTCCACACCGAGTATCGCGCTTCTCTATGCTCTTCGCGAAAAGGTTCACTCCATCGTTGAGGAAGGCCTTGAGAACCGCTACGCGCGCCACGAAAAGCTCAATGCGATGCTTCGTGAGTGGGGTGCCAAGCACGGTTTCGAGAACTTCGCGCCAGAAGGTCATGAGTCTAAGACCCTGGTCTGCTTCAAGAATAACAAGGATATAGATGTCTCAGCTTTCGTGAAAGCCGTGCGTGAGAAGCACAACCTGCTGATCAACGGTGGTTACGGCAAGGTGAAGGGCCTGACATTCCGTCTCTCCAATATGGGTAACGAGACTGAAGAGAGCATCCAGGAGCTGATCAATGCTCTGGATGATGTGATCCCGGACTTCCTCTAG
- a CDS encoding C1 family peptidase, with protein sequence MDLEEDAQQPQLSRIAKRSLEDLPSRVDLRPYCPVPGDQGNHGTCTAWSSAYHGRTILEAISADRRSKSENTKEAFSPSFVYNQIRSTGGCDQGTSVPSALSLMKRKGALKAQVLKFNCSFTAWDKYRDITEPYKIYGYLKLHEPFSNNKVLPVKKALAEKQPVLCSMHLEKSFHQPKNGRYVPSSSERQVVIDFNFMRDGKYKGHAMCVVGYDDKVGRNGAFLLINSWGTSWGNGGYCWVEYEDYARFVVQSYSMVNPPSYDDNLSGAIVMETEKGQRMTVKHNPAKQAYTLDENWLAGTRFRLYLENQSPVHLYAFGFDESGQASAVFPYAPRVSSLIPYKKNYVPIPDEEHFIEIEDTPGRNELCVLYSNKEVDLDKLIKAINVRGKAIVQKDLSIDVVIREELNKLGITPVPTNQIQYINNEVRFTSKRLKEQCVPLVIRFR encoded by the coding sequence GTGGATTTGGAGGAGGACGCGCAGCAACCTCAGCTTAGTCGAATCGCAAAAAGAAGTCTCGAAGATTTGCCAAGCCGCGTGGACCTCAGGCCGTATTGCCCAGTTCCGGGTGATCAGGGGAATCATGGTACATGCACCGCATGGTCCAGCGCCTACCATGGGAGGACGATTCTTGAGGCAATTTCAGCGGATAGGCGTTCTAAGAGTGAGAATACTAAAGAAGCATTCTCCCCCTCATTCGTCTACAACCAGATTCGGAGTACTGGAGGATGTGACCAGGGGACAAGCGTTCCCAGCGCTCTCTCACTGATGAAGCGCAAAGGAGCTTTGAAGGCACAGGTACTGAAATTTAACTGTAGCTTCACGGCTTGGGACAAGTACCGTGATATCACCGAGCCCTATAAGATATACGGTTATCTCAAGCTTCACGAGCCGTTCAGTAATAACAAAGTTCTTCCAGTAAAGAAGGCCCTGGCTGAGAAACAGCCTGTGCTTTGCAGCATGCATCTTGAAAAGAGCTTTCACCAACCGAAAAATGGTCGGTATGTCCCCAGTTCCTCAGAGCGACAAGTTGTCATCGATTTCAACTTCATGCGTGATGGCAAATACAAGGGGCATGCTATGTGTGTGGTGGGCTATGATGACAAGGTGGGAAGGAATGGAGCTTTTCTGCTGATCAACTCTTGGGGGACTTCATGGGGGAACGGTGGCTATTGCTGGGTGGAGTATGAGGACTATGCGCGCTTCGTGGTGCAGTCCTACTCGATGGTGAATCCTCCGAGTTATGATGATAATCTATCAGGGGCAATCGTCATGGAGACGGAGAAAGGCCAGCGTATGACAGTGAAGCACAATCCTGCTAAACAAGCATACACCCTAGATGAGAACTGGCTGGCAGGAACTCGCTTCAGGCTCTATCTGGAGAACCAATCTCCAGTGCACCTCTATGCCTTCGGCTTTGATGAATCTGGTCAGGCCTCGGCCGTATTTCCATACGCCCCTCGGGTGTCCTCATTGATCCCTTACAAAAAAAACTACGTGCCTATTCCTGATGAGGAACACTTCATCGAGATTGAGGATACGCCTGGGAGAAATGAGCTGTGTGTTCTCTATTCTAACAAAGAGGTGGATTTGGATAAGCTGATCAAGGCTATCAATGTTCGGGGGAAGGCAATTGTGCAAAAAGACCTCTCTATAGATGTCGTGATTCGCGAAGAGTTGAATAAGTTGGGCATCACTCCCGTCCCAACTAATCAAATTCAGTATATCAATAACGAGGTACGCTTCACTTCCAAGAGGCTCAAAGAGCAGTGTGTGCCTCTGGTCATTCGTTTCCGATAA